A single window of Acetobacteraceae bacterium DNA harbors:
- the mobB gene encoding molybdopterin-guanine dinucleotide biosynthesis protein B codes for MKKLPLLGICAWSGTGKTTLLKQLIPLLAAKNLRVGLIKHTHHNMDVDTKGKDSYELRKAGAHQTLVASAKRWALMTETPEAETLNLGYLASRMDETKLDLILVEGFKNEDIPKIQLFRQGAGHPLTDLVCDSHAIAIATDIEIPHLKIPQLDLNSPEEISLFIQNWHLTKIENPSL; via the coding sequence GAAAACAACCCTTCTAAAACAGCTCATCCCTCTTTTAGCGGCGAAAAATCTCCGTGTCGGTCTGATTAAGCATACCCACCATAATATGGATGTGGATACCAAAGGCAAAGACAGTTACGAACTTCGCAAAGCCGGTGCCCATCAAACCCTTGTTGCCAGCGCCAAAAGATGGGCGCTCATGACAGAAACACCCGAGGCGGAAACGCTCAATCTCGGCTATCTTGCCTCTCGCATGGATGAAACAAAACTGGATCTGATCCTCGTAGAGGGATTTAAAAATGAAGACATCCCTAAAATACAGCTTTTCAGACAAGGCGCCGGCCACCCTCTAACGGATCTCGTGTGTGATTCCCATGCTATCGCCATCGCCACAGATATTGAAATTCCCCACTTAAAAATTCCCCAGCTTGATTTGAATTCTCCTGAGGAAATCAGCCTATTTATTCAAAACTGGCACCTTACAAAAATAGAAAATCCATCGCTTTAA